TTGGGGACATCCTGACCTGGTTGACCATGGGGATGTCTTTGTgtccccccctcaccccaaaaGAGTGTCCCAAGCGCTCCTCAGATGTGGTGCTCCTCATCGACGGCTCGGGCAGCATCAACCACTATGACTTCTCGACGATGAAGACCTTCATCGCGGAGGTGATGAAGCGCTTCAAGGGCACCGACACGCAGGTACAGCCCACCCAGGTGCTGGCAGGGACCCCTCGAATCTGGCAGGGACCCCTCGAATGGCGGTTGGCGAGGGGGTGTCACCTCGGGGCGGGGTTGTCTCTGCTGACGTTGCGTGCGGCTCCTTGCCACGGGTGACGGTTTGGGTTGCTTTGCTCTCTTGGCAGTGGGGGGGGCTGCTACTGCGGCGGTCGCGTCCCCACCGGTGAGTGTCCACGTTGtccctcccctgtcccccccccagtttgCTCTCTCCCAGTTCTCCGATGTCGTCTTGAACCACTTTGACTTCAACGCCTTCCGGAGGTCCCAAGACCCCATTGCGCTGCTGAAGCACGTCCACCAGCGCCAGAGGTCTACCCGCACTGCCACTGCCATCTGGACAGTTCTGTGAGTCCCGTCCCCCACCTCAACCACCCGTGACCCCCCCCCTCTCCCACCTGCCATGGCGTGAAGGACGACCCTCGTCCTTCCCCGGCACAGGACGGAGATGTTCAGCCGTGCCAGAGGGGCCCGAGAAGACGTCAACAAGATCCTCATTGTGATCACGGATGGGAAGAAGTATGACGACAATCTGGAGTACTCGCAAGTCATCCCGTTGGCCGACAAGATGGGGGTCACCCGCTATGCCATTGGGGTGAGGGACCTGCACGCCCAAAGCCATCCACTTCCAAGCAGCTGGCCATCCCAAACGCATCTGTCCATCTAACCATCCCTTTGTCCATCCATCCCCAACCATCTCCAACCATCTCCATCCATCCGCCTCCAACCATCTCCATCCATCCGCCTCCAACCATCTCCATCCATCCGCCTCCAACCATCTCCATCCATCCGCCTCCAACCATCTCCATCCATCCGCCTCCAAACCTCTCCATCCATCCGCCTCCAACCATCTCCATCCATCCGCGTCCAAACATTTCCATTCATCCATCTCCAAAAATCTCCACCCACCTCCAaccatctccatccatccacctCCAAAcctctccatccatccacctCCAACCATCTCCATCCATTCTATTCACGTCTGTCTGTCCCTCCCTCTCCAAACACCCGTCCACccatccttccttccctccctgaacctctccatccctcccgACACCCATCCTGCTCTGACCCCAGGTGGGCAGCGCCTTCGTGGATCCAGATGCCGTAGAAGAGCTCCGCACCATCGCCTCCAAACCCAGCGAGGACCACGTCTTCCAGGTGAACAACTTTGACGCCCTGCAGGGCATCCAGAACCAGCTGCAGGACAAGATCTTCGCCATCGAGGGTACTGGGGGGGCcggagggtggctgggggggggcagccggtGCCCCCCGctcacccctgcccccccccaggcacccagTCTGCCGACAGCAGCTCCTTCCAGTTGGAGATGGCCCAGGAGGGCTTCAGCGCCCTGCTCACCCCCGTAAGTGTCCCCCGGCCACCTGAGACCGTCCCCATACCTGTGGGGTGTCCCCGGGGCAGGACCGACTGctctccccccccaccgccgTCCCCCTCCCTGACTTTACTGGTGCAGGAGGGGCCCGTACTGGGAGCGGTGGGCGCCTACGACTGGTCCGGAGGGGTCTTTGTCTACGGCAGAAGCGGGGAGACCACCTTCGTCAACGTGTCCCGAGCGGCCGGGGACATGAACGACGCCTACTTGGGTACGGGCTGCCTGGGACGGGGATGGATGGGTCCCCGCCGGGGTCCCGGTGGTGTCCCCTGTGAGGGTCCTGGGGATGTCGGCGTCCTCGTGAGGGTCCccgtgtggggctggggaggttgGGTTCCCATGAGGGCCTTGTGGGGACATGGGTCCCTGGCGAGGGTCCCCGTGAGCGTGCCGGGGACAGTGGCGTCCTCGCAGGTGTCCTGGGGATGTCGGGTCCTTGTGAACGTCCCCATGAGGGTCCTGGGGACATCAGTGTCCTCACAATGTCTCTGGGGACGTTGGTGTCCCCATGAGGTCCAGGGGACATCAGCAGCATCAACCTGCGGATGTTGGTGCCCCCATGAAGTCCTGGGGATGTTGGTGCCCCCATGATGTCCTGGGGATGTTGATGCCCCCATGAGGATCCTGGGGATACTGGTGCCCCCATGATGTCCTGGGGATGTTGGTGCACCCATGAGGATCCTGGGGATACTGGTGCCCCCATGAGGACCCTGGGGATGTTGATGCCCCCATGAGGATCCTGGGGATACTGGTGCCCCCATGATGTCCTGGGGATACTGGTGCGCCCATGAGGATCCTGGGGATACTGGTGCCCCCATGAGGACCCTGGAGTTACTGGTGCCCTCATGATGTCCTGGGGATACTGGTGCCCCCATGATGTCCTGGGGATGTTGGTGCCCCCATGAGGATCCTGGGGATACTGGTGCACCCATGAGGATCCTGGGGATGTTGGTGCCCCCATGAGGATCCTAGGGATGTTGGTGCACCCATGAGGATCCTGCGGAATCCTGGTGCCCCCATGAGGACCCTGGAGTTACTGGTGCCCTCATGATGTCCTGGGGATACTGGTGCCCCCATGAGGATCCTGGGCCCCCATGATGTCCTGGGGATACTGGTGCCCCCTTGATGATCCTGGGGATACTGGTGCCCCCACGAAGTCCTGGTGGTCCTGGTGCCCCCATGATGATCCTGGGGATGTCAGCATCCCCTCACGGCTCCCGGGGCCGCTGACACCCCCAGGAGGGTCCCCTGCTGACCCCCCCTGTGTCCAGGCTACGCGGCCGAGTCCCTGTCCCTGGGGGGCAGGCGGGCGCTGGCGCTGGGAGCCCCCCGCTACCGCCATGTTGGCcgcctcctcctcttccacctccgTGGCCCCCGGGCGCCCTGGGAGCTCCTGGCCGATGCCACGGGGCCGCAGGTAAGTGTGGGGCCACGGGAaagggggggacatggggaggggggaaccctccccccccccagccagccccacggCCGCTTCTCCCTGCAGGTGGGCTCCTACTTCGGGGCGTCCCTGTGCGCCCTGGACCCCGACGGGGACGGCTCGGCCGAGGTGGTGCTGGTGGGGGCCCCCATGTTCTACGGGGCCGGCAGCGGGGGCCGCGTGGCCGTCTGCACCCTGAGGCCGAAGGTaggggacccccaccccactcccaccTTGCCCCGGGGTGGGCAGAGGGGGGGTACCCAGCGCCTCGTTCCCCCCCCCAGGGCGGCCGGTTGCAGTGCCAGCAGATGCTGCAGGGACAACCCGGCCACCCGTTGGGGCGCTTTGGGGCCAGCGTGGCTCGACTGGGGGACGTCGACGGGGACCGGTGGCCCGACGTGGCCGTGGGGGCCCCGCTGGAGGACGAGGAGCGCGGGGCCGTCTACGTCTTCCGCGGGAAGCAGGGAGGCGTCGCCTCCCAGTACAGCCaggtgagacccccccccgccgcccctggtCCTGGGGGTGGGGATGTCCCAGGTCACGGGTGCCTGCTGGGTGAGGGAGAGGTGCAGGGTGGTGGGGACGTGGTGGGTGCTGGAGAAACCTTGGGTGCTGGAGGCGTCCTGGGTGCTGAAGATGCCTTGGGTGGTGGAGGCATCTTGGGTGCTGGAGATGCTCTGGGTGGTGGAGATGTTCTGGATGCTGAAGATGCTTTGGGTGGTGGAGGCATCTTGGGTGGTGGAGGTGTGCTGGGTGATGGAGGCATCTTGGGTGGTGGAGGTGTCCTGGGTGGTGGAGGCATCTTGGGTGGTGGAGGTGTCCTGGGTGGTGGAGGCATCTTGGGTGGTGGAGGCATCTTGGGTGGTGGAGGTGTGCTGGGTGATGGAGGCATCTTGGGTGGTGGAGATGTCCTGGGTGGTGGAGGCATCTTGGGTGGTGGAGGTGTCCTGGGTGATGGAGGCATCTTGGGTGGTGGAGATGTCCTGGGTGGTGGAGGCATCTTGGGTGGTGGAGATGTCCTGGGCGCTGGTCACACCCTGCGTGCTGAAGGCGTCTTGGGTGCTGGAGGGGTCTTGGGTGATGAAGACATCTTGCGTGCTGGAGCAGCTCCAGGTGCCCAAGACGTCCTGGATGCTGGAGACCCTCCAGCTCCTGTAGGTGTCCCAGGTGCTGGGAACATCTTGGGGGCCAGAGACGACTCACCCACTCGGGCACCTCTGTCTCCCCCAGCGCATCTCAGGTGCCCGGTTCTCCAGCAGGCCACGCTATTTTGGCCAGGCCATCAGCGGTGGCCAGGACCTGACAGGGGACAGGCTGCCGGACGTGGCCGTGGGCGCCCAGGGACAGGTTCTGCTGCTCAGGTCCGCCTGGGGAACCCACCTGAGACCTTCCACAGCCTGGAGGGTGGAGTGGCCACCGCCAACCCCCCTCTGGTTGTCACCACAAGGTCTCAGCCGCTGCTCAGGATCCGCGTAACGGTGACTTTCCAGCCCGAAGAGATACCAGCGGCCGCTTTTGACTGTCAGGAGGAGGAAGTGCTCAAGGGAGAAGTGGCCAAGGCTAAGATCTGCTTCCTCAGCACCAAGAAAACCCCTGACAACTTTGGTGAGACCTCCTAGATGTCCATCTGGACCCCCAAAGCATGTGCAGGtgtccccaagaccccccagAAGTGTACACGGACCCCCCACAAGCCGCCTCCTCACGTTCTCGAGACCCCCAGGAGTCCATCTGGCCTCCCAAAGCCCCTCCAGATGTCTCCCAAGCCCCCCAGAAGTCCACATGCCCCCCTAAATCCCCTCCAGATGTACTCAAGGCCCACCAGAAGCCTGTCTGGCCTCCCAAAGCCGCTCCAGATGTCTCCCGAGCCCCCCAGAAGTCCACATGCCCCCCTAAATCCCCTCCAGATGTACTCAAGGCCCACCAGAAGCCTGTCTGGCCTCCCAAAGCCGCTCCAGATGTCTCCCGAGCCCCCCAGAAGTCCACATGCCCCCCTAAATCCCCTCCAGATGTACTCAAGGCCCACCAGAAGCCTGTCTGGCCTCCCAAAGCCCCTCCAGATGTCTCCCGAACCCCCCAGAAGTCCATGTGGGCTCCTAAATCCCCTCCAGATGTCTCCCGAACCCCCCAGAAGTCCACGTGGCCTCCTAAATCCCCTCCAGATGTCCTCAAGACCCACCAGCAGCCTGTCTGGCCTCCCAAAGCCCCTCCAGATGTCTCCTgagccctccagaagtccacgTGGCCTCCTAAATCCCCTCCAGATGTCTCCTGAGCCCCCCAGAAGTCCATGTGGCCCTCTAAACCACCTCCAGATGTCCTTAAGACCCTCCAAAATCCATCTGTCTCTCCATCCTCCCCTTTCCCACCATCCCGGAGGGCTGCCAGGGACCCTGGCCGCCCACTTTCTGCTCCCTTTCCCCGCAGGCAGCCAGCTTTCCACCACCCTCCGGTACCAGGCGGCCCTGGACCCCAGCCGGGCGATGGTCCGGGCCGTCTTTGCCGGTGGCGCCGCCGTCCGCAACGGGACCCTCCAACTGGGCGTCGGGCAGAGGTGCGAGACCTTCGGCATCGCCTTCACGGTGGGTGTCGGGAAAGGTCCCGGCGGGGTGGTCGGGGGGGGCGGCGCAACCCCACGGCACCGGCGTGGGGGACACGGTCGTCTCTCTGTGCTGGGCAGGGGTGCCCACAGGACACGCTGACCCCCCTGGTGCTGCGCCTCACCTACGATGCCACGGGAGACCCCATCGGGGTGGCCGGGGGGCTGCGGCCAGCCTTGAGCGAGGACTCGGTGATGGTGGCCGTGGGCACGGTAGGGGCTTGGGGGGTCACCCCATGGCAGCGGCGGCGTTGGAGGGGAGCAGTGGTGGGCTGTAGGGTTGGGGGTGGCGTGGATGGACGGAAGGGTGGAAGGACAGATGGATGGAGCGGTGGAAGGGGAGGTGGGATGGGTGGAAGGTCAAGAGGCAAGAAGGACAGATGGATCCgtggagagaaaggaggtgGGATGGATGGAAGGTCAAGAGGCAAGAAGGACAGATGGATCCgtggagagaaaggaggtgGGATGGATGGAAGGACAAGAGGCAAGAAGGACAGATGGATCCgtggagagaaaggaggtgGGATGGATGGAAGGTCAAGAGGCAAGAAGGACAGATGGATCCgtggagagaaaggaggtgGGATGGATGGACAGAAGGGAGGATGGGAGGAACCAAGGGAagatgggaggaagggaggatgGAGAGATGCAtgggaggaaggacagaaggaCAGGTGGCTAGgttgggaggaaggaaggacacAAGGACGGATGGAAGGCCAGCTACGTGGAAGGACATCCAGGCATGGGGAGGGTTGGAAGGCTCTAGGAGAGCCAGGGTGGGTGGGCAGATGGACAGACAGCTGGCTGAGGGATGGGAGGAtgaaggagaggaaggcagCCAGCCGGCCGCCtgggggacggacggacggacggacggacgagGCGTCTCCTCAGCTGCCCTTCGAGAAGGACTGCGGTGATGACAACGTCTGCGTCGACGACCTCCAGATCTCCTTCGACTTCTCTCGGTAGGTCCCCCCGTTCCCCATGTCAGGGGACACCCGTGGATGCTGGGgtctgcccctgcctgcccccaccccgctctgtgtcccgtcccccccccaggctggaGACCGTTGTGGTGGGGGTGACCGACGTGGTGAACGTCACCGTCACCCTCCGCAACCGCGGGGAGGACTCGTACGGGACCACCGTCCAGCTGCATCACGCCGGGGCCCTCTCCTACCGCAAGGCTGTGGTGCTCCAGGtaactcccccccccaaatccttcaGAGCCTAGAAGACCCCCCAGAAGTCCCCAAGACCCTCCAGAAGTGCATTTGGCCTCCTAAAGCTCTTCCAGACGCCCTCCAGACTATTTACAAGTTCACGTGGATGCCCAACTCCCCTTCAGATGTCCTCAAGATTCCCCACAAGTCCATGTGGCCTCCTGAACCCTCTCCAGATGTTCTCTAGACCCCCAGAAGCCTATCTGGCCTCCAAAAATCCCCCCCAGGTGTCTTCGAGATCCTCTGTAGGCCCACGTGGTCTCTGAAACCTTCTCCAGCTGTCCTCACGATACCCAAACCCCATCCAGATGTCCTCAAGACCTCCCAGATCCCCATTTGCCCACCCCAAGCCCCTCCAGGTGTCCCCCaagccctccagaagtccatgTGGCCTCCTAAACCATTCCAGATGTCCTCAAGACCACTCCGAAGCCCATCTGGCCTCCAGATgtcccctgacccccccccccaggttgTCTTGCCCACCCTGACACCCCCTCGGGGGACGTTCTCAGTCCTCCAGGAGATCCGTGTCCCTGAACTGCAACTCAGAGCCGGCGGAGGGACCGCGGCGCAGAACCGTCTGCCTCGTCAACCACCCCATCTTCCGCCCCGGCGCCGAGGTAGCGGGGGTCCCCgcgtcccccccagcccgctcgGGGCACTTGGGGACGTCCCCCATGAGGTGGGTCGGGGGCTGACGCCCAGGCGTCCCGTCCCACAGGTCGTGTTCACCGTCAGCCTGGACGTGCCCCACGGCGcggagctggggggggtgttggaGGTGGTGGCCAATGCCAGCAGGtgaggggcagggggtgggcagggtgGGCGGTGGGGGGGTGAGGTGACCCTCATCACACCCCTCTGCCGCAGCAACAACGGGGCGCCGGGCGGCCGGGTGCAACACGCCAAGATCCCGGTGAAGTACGGCATCTTCCTCGTCCTCACCAGGTACGGGGTGCCACCTCGCCGGGCCACCCAAGACCCCAACCCGTGTCACTTGCCCCACGTCCCTCATCCCCAACGTGCCACCAGCCCCACGTCTCTAGTCCCTAACATGCCACCAGCCCCACGTCCCTCATCCCCAACGTGCCACCAGCCCCACGTCTCTGCTCCCCAACATGCCACCAGCTCCACGTCCCTGGTCCCCAACATGCCACCAGCCCCATGTTCCTCATCCCCAACGTGCCACCAGCCCCACGTCTCTGGTCCCCAATGTGCCACCAGCCCCAAATCTCTGGTCCTCAATGTGCCACCAGCCCCATGTTCCTCATCCCCAACGTGCCACCATCCCCACATCTCTGCTCCCCAATGTACCTCATCCCCACATCCCTCAACCCCAACGTGCCACCAGCCCCACGTCCCTCATCCCCAACGTGCCACCAGCCCCATGTCTCTGGTCCCCAATGTGCCACCAGCCCCAAATCTCTGGTCCTCAATGTGCCACCAGCCCCACATCTCTGGTCCTCAATGTGCCACCAGCCCCATGTTCCTCATCCCCGATGTGCCACCAGCCCCACGTCCCTCATCCCCATCATGCCACCAGCCCAATATCTCTGGTCCCCAACGTGCCACCAGCCCCACATCTCTGCTCCCCAACATGCCACCAGCTCCACGTCCCTGGTCCCCAACATGCCACCAGCCCCATGTTCCTCATCGCCAACGTGCCACCAGCCCCACGTCTCTGGTCCCCAATGTGCCACCAGCCCCATGTTCCTCATCCCCAACGTGCCACCACCTCCCTCGTCCCCACTGTCCCCCTCacgccccctccccacccccccaccgtCTCCCCTCTCGTTCCCACCAGCACCCCGGACTCCACCAAATACGTCAACGTCTCGACCCACACGGGAGCCCCCACCAGCGCCCCCGTCACCCACCACTACGAGGTGAGGGCTGGGAGCGAGGGAGGGGTCCCATCCCGCACGCCCGGGTCCCCCCCGGCGCGCCGGGGGTCCCGTCCCCACCGTCCCCCTCCCCGCGGCAGGTGAAGATCTTGGGCCAGAGGGGTCTCCCCATCAACGTCACCTTCTGGGTCCCCACGGCCCTGGGGGGGACCCCGCTGTGGGACGAGCTGAAGGTCACCCCTGACCAggtaacacccccccccaccccgctgcccccccAAAAACAGGGGTGACCCCACAGCGGGGACAGCCCagaaagggggtggggggtccccagAACTGGGATCCCCCCCCCGACcccagcaggagctggtgcAGTGCCGGACGGTGGCCGAGCACCCGGGGGTCCCCGACATCCCCCAGCGCCTGCGGGAGCACCCCGTACTGGTGagtgcccccccccaccgggGACGTGGGGTGGAGGGGTCTCCCCAGCCCCCACGTCACCCCCTCGCCCCtctctgtgtgtcccccccccccactcagGACTGCACCGTGGCCGCTTGCCGGGAGCTGCAGTGCCAGCTCCAGGAGCTGGACCCCCCCCAGTCCTTGGGGTTCAGCCTCGGGGGGACCCTGGCCCTGGGCTGGGTGGCATCGGTAAGGGGGCAGCCGTGGGGGGCAGCcggggggtctggggggggggtcatcGCACCGGCCGGCCCGTGTCGAGGGGCAAACCGAGGATGGGGAGGGTGCCCTGGGGGGCGGTGGGACGCCCCACGGCGATACCCtgtgccccacggctgccccacatctcccccccccccaccccaaagacCCCCCTCCAGCCCAAGGTGGTCGTGCAGAGCTCGGCCCGGGTCCTCTACGACGTGGGACGCTTCTGGAATACCGGGAGGGACCCCCAGCTCCAGGTGAAGCCCCCGACCCCCAAATCTATGGGGGGGTGTCCGTGGGGTGGGGGTCCGTGGGGTGGGTTGGGGGTCCCGTACCTTTGGGTCCCTTTCCCCGGCCACCCTCGTCTCCCGTAGGTGCGGACGGAGGTGGAACGCCTGGAGACCCCCAACCCGCTGCCCCTCATCCTGGGGGGGACCGTGGGGGGGCTCGTCCTGCTGGCTCTGGTGGCTTTGGCGCTCTACAAGGTGagggtgggggtcctgggtgACCCCCCACCCACATGGGGTGGGGTAttctcctctcccccaccccagacTCACCTTCCCCCCCTGTTTTTTTTTGCCACCCCCCAAGGTGGGCTTCTTCAAGCGCCACTACAAGGAGCTCATGGAAGGCGACGggacccccacagccccctTGGGTGACCCCCAGGGGTGAGGTGACCCCCAGAATCTTGCGTCCCCCTGCCAGGAATGGGGGGCTGATGGGTGCCTGGACCCCCCCAGGCACTCCCCCTTATTAAACCCGAAGTGGTGgaagccccccccgccccgtgtcTGCTATGGGGCACGATATGTGGGTCCGCCGTGGGGCAGGGCTGAAGGAGGGAGATGGGGCAGGTTCAGAGCATTTATTGCCGAGGGGAGCCGGCGGGGGGGTCCCTAATTTTCGTAGCCTGTGGGCAGGGGGTTGGTGTGGGGGTTGTGGAAGAGCGTGTGGTTCCCGTCACCCCACGGGAACGGCtgtggggagaaagagagagatggggGTCAGCGGCAGGAGTCCCCTGGGACCACCTACCCCGGCGTCAGGCCTTCCCTGCCCCATATCCCCCCCATAGGAGCCCATCTACCCTGGCATCAGGTCTTCCCCGCCCCATATCCACCCCATAGGTGCCCATCTACCCTTGCATCAGGTCTTGTCCACCCCATATCCACCCCATAGGAGCCCATCTACCCCGGCGTCAGGCCTTCCCAACCCCATAGGTGCCCATCTACCCCAGCGTCAGGCCTTCCCTGCCCCATAGGTGCCCATCTACTCCGGCGTCAGGCCTTCCCCGCCCCATATCCACCCCATAGGTGCCCATCTACCCTTGCATCAGGTCTTCTCCACCCCATATCCACCCCATAGGGGCCCATCTACCCTGGCATCAGGTCTTCTCCACCCCATATCCACCCCATAGGAGCCCATCTACCCCGGCGTCAGGCCTTCCCAACCCCATAGGTGCCCATCTACCCCGGCATCAGGTCTTCCCAACCCCATAGGGGCCCATCTACCCCAGCGTCAGGCCTTCCCCACCCCATATCCACCCCACAGGGGCCCATCTACCCTTGCATCAGGTCTTCTCCACCCCATATCCACCCCATAGGGGCCCATCTACTCTGGCGTCAGGTCTTCTCCACCCCATATCCACCCCATAGGTGCCCATCTACCCCGGCATCAGGTCTTCTCCACCCCATATCCACCCCATAGGAGCCCATCTACCCCGGCGTCAGGCCTTCCCAACCCCATAGGTGCCCATCTACCCCGGCGTCAGGTCTTCCCAACCCCATAGGGGCCCATCTACCCCAGCGTCAGGCCTTCCCCACCCCATATCCACCCCATAGGTGCCCATCTACCCTTGCATCAGGTCTTCTCCACCCCATATCCACCCCATAGGGGCCCATCTACCCCGGCATCAGGTCTTCTCCACCCCATATCCACCCCATAGGGGCCCATCTACCCCGGCATCAGGTCTTCCCAACCCCATAGGGGCCCATCTACCCCGGCATCAGGTCTTCTCCACCCCATATCCACCCCATAGGGGCCCATCTACCCCGGCATCAGGTCTTCTCCACCCCATATCCACCCCATAGGGGCCCATCTACCCTGGCATCAGGTCTTCTCCACCCCATATCCACCCCATAGGAGCCCATCTACCCTGGCATCAGGTCTTCCCCGCCCCATATCCACCCCATAGGGGCCCATCTACCCTTGCATCAGGTCTTCTCCACCCCATATCCACCCCATAGGAGCCCATCTACCCCGGCGTCAGGCCTTCCCAACCCCATAGGTGCCCATCTACCCCGGCGTCAGGTCTTCCCAACCCCATAGGGGCCCATCTACCCCAGCGTCAGGCCTTCCCCACCCCATATCCACCCCATAGGTGCCCATCTACCCTTGCATCAGGTCTTCTCCACCCCATATCCACCCCATAGGGGCCCATCTACTCTGGCGTCAGGTCTTCTCCACCCCATATCCACCCCATAGGTGCCCATCTACCCCGGCATCAGGTCTTGTCCACCCCATATCCACCCCATAGGAGCCCATCTACCCCGGCGTCAGGCCTTCCCAACCCCATAG
This region of Haliaeetus albicilla chromosome 30, bHalAlb1.1, whole genome shotgun sequence genomic DNA includes:
- the LOC138683005 gene encoding integrin alpha-M-like, with the protein product MTIPLSPWAVAASPRSQTAGGYHPVAAASPSRLWPCRGVAQFSTPPCHPNPVPKPTPRHPVSLRGLHLQGEPSRSLQEVFFQKSSRNLLQDVFKKSPSRSFLPETFKKSSSRNLQEVFFWKSSRNLLPEVFQKSSRSLPEVFKKSSSRSLQEIVFKKSSRSLLPEVFKKLSSRSLQEVFQKSSRSLLQEVFKKSSRSLLPEVFKNSSSRSLLPEVFKKFSSRILLPGVFFQKSSRSLLQEVFKKSSSRSLQEVFFKKSSRSFLQEVFKKFSSRSLPEVFQKSSRSLQEVFFQKLLLHHDGTIPKGYGDPDDAGQMGGMRCWPTVMGQWRKTSPKSFFSEPSGSGVVQLMVPQRCLKVLTSCRGSGVDVETVTVFHGDTGGAFGQTVAQFGTTDDGGVLVGAPLQRGAVNKMGTIYRCRHRSGKCQEVPVTGPPGAVNTSLGLALATGDTGALACGPTVPQACGENIHLNGFCVLLDTNLQQLQRIPAAQPECPKRSSDVVLLIDGSGSINHYDFSTMKTFIAEVMKRFKGTDTQFALSQFSDVVLNHFDFNAFRRSQDPIALLKHVHQRQRSTRTATAIWTVLTEMFSRARGAREDVNKILIVITDGKKYDDNLEYSQVIPLADKMGVTRYAIGVGSAFVDPDAVEELRTIASKPSEDHVFQVNNFDALQGIQNQLQDKIFAIEGTQSADSSSFQLEMAQEGFSALLTPEGPVLGAVGAYDWSGGVFVYGRSGETTFVNVSRAAGDMNDAYLGYAAESLSLGGRRALALGAPRYRHVGRLLLFHLRGPRAPWELLADATGPQVGSYFGASLCALDPDGDGSAEVVLVGAPMFYGAGSGGRVAVCTLRPKGGRLQCQQMLQGQPGHPLGRFGASVARLGDVDGDRWPDVAVGAPLEDEERGAVYVFRGKQGGVASQYSQRISGARFSSRPRYFGQAISGGQDLTGDRLPDVAVGAQGQVLLLRSQPLLRIRVTVTFQPEEIPAAAFDCQEEEVLKGEVAKAKICFLSTKKTPDNFGSQLSTTLRYQAALDPSRAMVRAVFAGGAAVRNGTLQLGVGQRCETFGIAFTGCPQDTLTPLVLRLTYDATGDPIGVAGGLRPALSEDSVMVAVGTLPFEKDCGDDNVCVDDLQISFDFSRLETVVVGVTDVVNVTVTLRNRGEDSYGTTVQLHHAGALSYRKAVVLQSSRRSVSLNCNSEPAEGPRRRTVCLVNHPIFRPGAEVVFTVSLDVPHGAELGGVLEVVANASSNNGAPGGRVQHAKIPVKYGIFLVLTSTPDSTKYVNVSTHTGAPTSAPVTHHYEVKILGQRGLPINVTFWVPTALGGTPLWDELKVTPDQELVQCRTVAEHPGVPDIPQRLREHPVLDCTVAACRELQCQLQELDPPQSLGFSLGGTLALGWVASTPLQPKVVVQSSARVLYDVGRFWNTGRDPQLQVRTEVERLETPNPLPLILGGTVGGLVLLALVALALYKVGFFKRHYKELMEGDGTPTAPLGDPQG